A genomic window from Streptomyces sp. NBC_01429 includes:
- a CDS encoding cytochrome P450 → MTDPEGTGPEAAVATPGCPVQPDAPLLSGLEHHQTPSQLYRRLRAEHGAIAPVVLDGGIPAWLVLGYTEVTYVTSHDELFGRDSRRWNQWDSIPEDWPMMPFLRHQPSVLFTEGAEHQQRAGVITEALEAVDQFELAQLCRELAEGLIDTFAGSGGAELMAAYAHALPMHAVVRLCGMAPDSQDTEDLVRDLGISLDAAESDDPVAAYRRAQARIELLVKEKRESPGPDITSRMLAHPVGLTDEEIVQDLIALIAAAQQPTTNWICNTLRLLLTDDRFALNVSGGRLSVGQALNEVLWLDTPMQNYIGRWAVRDTRLGGQHIRAGDCLVLGLAAANTDPQIWPEGHIGAENSAHLSFGNGEHRCPYPGPLLADVIARTAVETLLERLPDVVLAVEPYELTWRPSILMRGLTSLPVTFTPVVQ, encoded by the coding sequence AGCGGCTGTCGCGACCCCGGGCTGTCCCGTACAGCCGGACGCGCCGCTGCTGAGCGGTCTCGAACACCATCAGACACCCTCCCAGCTCTACCGGCGGCTGCGCGCGGAGCACGGCGCGATCGCCCCCGTCGTCCTGGACGGCGGGATTCCCGCGTGGCTGGTGCTCGGCTACACCGAGGTCACCTATGTCACCAGCCACGACGAGCTGTTCGGCCGGGACTCCCGGCGCTGGAACCAGTGGGACTCCATCCCCGAGGACTGGCCCATGATGCCCTTCCTGCGCCACCAGCCCTCGGTGCTGTTCACGGAGGGAGCGGAGCACCAGCAGCGGGCCGGGGTGATCACGGAGGCGCTGGAGGCGGTCGACCAGTTCGAACTGGCGCAGCTCTGCCGCGAGTTGGCCGAGGGGCTGATCGACACCTTCGCCGGCAGCGGCGGGGCCGAGCTGATGGCCGCGTACGCGCACGCGCTGCCGATGCACGCGGTGGTCCGGCTCTGCGGGATGGCGCCCGACAGCCAGGACACCGAGGACCTCGTACGGGATCTGGGGATCTCCCTGGACGCGGCCGAGTCGGACGACCCCGTCGCCGCCTACCGGCGGGCGCAGGCGCGCATCGAGCTGCTGGTGAAGGAGAAGCGGGAGAGTCCGGGGCCGGACATCACCTCCCGGATGCTGGCGCATCCGGTCGGGCTGACGGACGAGGAGATCGTCCAGGACCTGATCGCCCTCATCGCCGCCGCGCAGCAGCCGACCACCAACTGGATCTGCAACACTCTGCGGCTGCTGCTGACCGACGACCGGTTCGCGCTGAACGTGTCGGGGGGCCGGCTCAGTGTCGGCCAGGCGCTCAACGAGGTGCTGTGGCTGGACACCCCGATGCAGAACTACATCGGCCGGTGGGCCGTGCGCGACACCCGGCTCGGCGGCCAGCACATCAGGGCGGGCGACTGTCTGGTGCTGGGGCTGGCCGCCGCCAACACCGATCCGCAGATCTGGCCCGAGGGACATATCGGCGCGGAGAACTCGGCGCACCTGTCCTTCGGCAACGGCGAGCACCGCTGCCCCTACCCCGGTCCGCTGCTGGCCGACGTGATCGCCCGTACGGCGGTCGAGACGCTGCTGGAGCGGCTGCCGGACGTGGTGCTGGCCGTGGAGCCGTACGAGCTGACCTGGCGGCCTTCCATCCTGATGCGGGGCCTGACCTCGCTGCCGGTGACGTTCACGCCCGTCGTGCAGTGA